One Phenylobacterium hankyongense DNA segment encodes these proteins:
- a CDS encoding WD40/YVTN/BNR-like repeat-containing protein: protein MSEAIQLLVGTRKGAWIYRSDAGRTGWTAQGPIFLGCIISHLVLDPRDGKTLLMAAATGHLGPTVFSSTDDGETWTEAQRPPAFPKTEDPATGRAVDHTFWLEPGHPSEPGVWWAGTSPPGLFESRDGGATWDSVSGFNDHPNYRDWVPAEAGTPDGPLLNQVVIDPRDAAHMYLATSTAGVFESHDRGATWTPLNQNVEANFLPDPYPEYGQDAHFIALAPTNPDRLWQQNHCGIYRLDRPSDRWERIGNAMPTEIGDIGFTIVPHARDAETAWVFPMDGTQVWPRTSPGGRPAVYRTADGGASWDRQDAGFPTEQGWFTVKRQAFCADRADPLGLYLGTTGGELWMSGDEGGSWRQIAAHLPEIYSVVAAPLP, encoded by the coding sequence ATGAGCGAGGCGATTCAGCTTCTGGTCGGCACCCGCAAGGGCGCCTGGATCTACCGCAGCGACGCCGGGCGCACCGGATGGACGGCGCAGGGGCCGATCTTCCTCGGCTGCATCATCAGCCACCTGGTGCTCGATCCGCGCGACGGAAAGACCCTGCTGATGGCCGCCGCCACCGGCCACCTGGGACCGACCGTGTTCAGCTCCACCGACGACGGCGAGACCTGGACGGAGGCGCAGCGGCCGCCGGCCTTCCCGAAGACCGAGGACCCGGCGACCGGCCGCGCGGTCGACCACACCTTCTGGCTGGAGCCGGGGCACCCCAGCGAGCCCGGCGTCTGGTGGGCGGGGACCTCGCCGCCCGGCCTGTTCGAGAGCCGCGACGGCGGCGCCACCTGGGACAGCGTCTCAGGCTTCAACGACCATCCCAACTACCGCGACTGGGTCCCCGCAGAGGCCGGCACGCCGGACGGGCCGCTGTTGAACCAAGTGGTGATCGACCCGCGCGACGCCGCGCACATGTACCTCGCCACCTCCACCGCCGGGGTGTTCGAGAGCCATGACCGTGGGGCGACCTGGACGCCGCTGAACCAGAACGTCGAGGCGAACTTCCTGCCGGACCCCTATCCGGAATACGGCCAGGACGCCCACTTCATCGCCCTGGCCCCCACCAATCCGGACCGGCTCTGGCAGCAGAACCACTGCGGCATCTACCGCCTCGACCGGCCGTCGGACCGCTGGGAGCGGATCGGAAACGCCATGCCGACGGAGATCGGCGACATCGGCTTCACCATCGTCCCGCACGCCCGCGACGCCGAGACGGCCTGGGTCTTCCCGATGGACGGCACCCAGGTCTGGCCGCGCACCAGTCCGGGCGGGCGGCCCGCCGTCTACCGGACCGCCGACGGCGGCGCGAGCTGGGACCGGCAGGACGCCGGCTTCCCGACCGAGCAGGGCTGGTTCACCGTCAAGCGCCAGGCGTTCTGCGCCGACCGCGCCGATCCGCTCGGCCTCTACCTCGGCACCACCGGCGGCGAGCTGTGGATGAGCGGCGACGAAGGCGGCAGCTGGCGGCAGATCGCCGCCCACCTGCCGGAGATCTATTCGGTGGTCGCAGCGCCCTTGCCATGA
- a CDS encoding MoaD/ThiS family protein, with amino-acid sequence MTQVSIPSQLISYTDGATRVEAAGATIAGVLDDLDARYPGLKFRVVDEQDRIRKHMRIFVGREAARDIRTALADGDEVLIFGALSGG; translated from the coding sequence ATGACCCAGGTCTCGATCCCGTCGCAGCTGATCTCCTACACCGACGGGGCGACCCGGGTGGAGGCGGCCGGCGCGACCATCGCCGGCGTGCTGGACGATCTCGACGCCCGCTATCCGGGGCTGAAGTTCCGGGTGGTCGACGAGCAGGACCGCATCCGCAAGCACATGCGCATCTTCGTCGGCCGCGAGGCCGCGCGGGATATCCGCACGGCCCTGGCCGACGGCGACGAGGTGCTGATCTTCGGCGCGCTAAGCGGCGGCTGA
- the serA gene encoding phosphoglycerate dehydrogenase, which yields MPRVLIADKLSPAAVAIFKDRGVDADVKTGLTKDELLKIIGDYDGLAVRSATKADKDVIAAAKNLKVIGRAGIGVDNVDIPTATAAGVVVMNTPFGNSITTAEHAIAMMFALARQLPAADVSTQAGKWEKNRFMGVELYGKTLGLIGAGNIGSIVADRALGLKMKVVAYDPFLSPDRAVEIGVEKVELEDLLARADLITLHTPLTDKTRNILSAENLAKTKKGVLIVNCARGGLVDEAALRKLLDDGHVGGAAFDVFVEEPAKANVLFGAENFIATPHLGASTNEAQENVALQVAEQMSDYLLTGAVTNALNSPSVTAEEAPRLKPFVALAEKLGAFAGQMVDFGIKSIDIAYEGEVAKLNARPLTAAALAGVMRPMLAEVNMVSAPAVAKERGITVSESRQDDSPIYESLIRITVTTEKGKRSFAGSVLAGTPRVIEVKGMDLDAPFGPTMLYVNNVDKPGFIGNLGALLADAGVNIATFNLGRVSAGEDAIALVGVDQAPGDDLVGKIRDLPHVKEARTLRF from the coding sequence ATGCCCCGCGTGCTCATCGCCGACAAACTGTCCCCCGCCGCCGTCGCCATCTTCAAGGACCGTGGCGTCGACGCCGACGTGAAGACCGGCCTGACCAAGGACGAACTGCTCAAGATCATCGGCGACTACGACGGCCTGGCCGTCCGCTCCGCCACCAAGGCCGACAAGGACGTCATCGCCGCCGCCAAGAACCTGAAGGTCATCGGCCGCGCCGGCATCGGCGTCGACAACGTCGACATCCCGACCGCCACGGCGGCCGGCGTGGTGGTGATGAACACCCCGTTCGGCAACTCGATCACCACCGCCGAGCACGCCATCGCCATGATGTTCGCGCTCGCCCGCCAGCTCCCCGCCGCCGACGTCTCCACCCAGGCCGGCAAGTGGGAGAAGAACCGCTTCATGGGTGTCGAGCTCTACGGCAAGACGCTGGGCCTGATCGGGGCCGGCAACATCGGCTCGATCGTCGCCGACCGCGCGCTCGGCCTGAAGATGAAGGTGGTCGCCTATGACCCCTTCCTGTCGCCGGACCGGGCGGTGGAGATCGGCGTCGAGAAGGTCGAGCTGGAGGACCTTTTGGCCCGCGCCGACCTGATCACCCTGCACACCCCGCTGACCGACAAGACCCGCAACATCCTGTCGGCCGAGAACCTCGCCAAGACCAAAAAGGGCGTGCTGATCGTCAACTGCGCCCGCGGCGGCCTGGTGGACGAGGCGGCGCTGCGCAAGCTGCTGGACGACGGCCACGTCGGCGGCGCGGCCTTCGACGTCTTCGTCGAGGAGCCGGCCAAGGCCAACGTGCTGTTCGGGGCCGAGAACTTCATCGCCACCCCGCACCTGGGCGCCTCCACCAACGAGGCCCAGGAGAACGTCGCCCTGCAGGTGGCCGAGCAGATGAGCGACTACCTGCTCACCGGCGCGGTGACCAATGCGCTGAACAGCCCCTCGGTGACCGCCGAGGAAGCGCCGCGCCTGAAGCCGTTCGTGGCGCTGGCCGAAAAGCTCGGCGCCTTCGCCGGCCAGATGGTCGACTTCGGCATCAAGTCCATCGACATCGCCTACGAGGGCGAGGTCGCCAAGCTGAACGCCCGGCCGCTGACCGCCGCGGCGCTGGCCGGGGTCATGCGCCCGATGCTCGCCGAGGTGAACATGGTTTCCGCGCCGGCGGTGGCCAAGGAGCGCGGCATCACCGTCTCGGAATCCCGCCAGGACGACTCGCCGATCTACGAGAGCCTGATCCGCATCACCGTCACCACCGAGAAGGGCAAGCGCTCGTTCGCCGGCTCGGTGCTGGCCGGGACGCCGCGGGTGATAGAGGTCAAGGGCATGGACCTGGACGCGCCGTTCGGCCCGACCATGCTCTACGTCAACAACGTCGATAAGCCGGGCTTCATCGGCAACCTCGGCGCCCTGCTGGCGGACGCGGGCGTCAACATCGCCACCTTCAACCTCGGCCGGGTCTCCGCCGGCGAGGACGCCATCGCCCTGGTCGGCGTCGACCAGGCGCCCGGCGACGACCTGGTGGGCAAGATCCGCGACCTGCCGCACGTCAAGGAAGCCCGCACCCTGCGGTTCTGA
- a CDS encoding error-prone DNA polymerase: MTRYAELQATTNFSFLRGASHPGELVVGAEALGMEAVGICDRNSLAGVVRAWSEAKPRREAGAKIRALTGCRLDFADGAPSLLVYPADREAYGRLTRLLTVGQLRAEKGECELRWADFLDHAQGQLALVVPPERLDETFGRELKRIAGELPDVWLAAARRYGARDLKRLSQLAALAQGSGAPMVATNDVLYHGPERRPLQDVLTCIRETCTIHEAGLRLQANAERHLKSPDEMARLFARFPGAVERSAEIAERIGFDLGQLQYEYPDEPVPPGKTAIQHLRDLTWEGAKWRFERGMGEKERKTIERELALIEKLGFPNYFLTVHDIVAWAREQGILCQGRGSAANSCVCFCLGITAVDPTKDGQELLFSRFISEKRGEPPDIDVDFEHERREEVMQYVYRRYGRDRAAIVATVIHYRPRMAIRQVGKALGLTEDITAALANTVWGSYGDGVPDAHIRQAGLDPDSPEIRRATALAQTLLGFPRHLSQHVGGYVLTQRRLDETVPIGNAAMAERTFIEWDKDDIDALNLMKVDVLALGMLTALRKSFELLPPRPDGTRITDIAQIPQEEAGVYDMLCKADSVGVFQVESRAQMSMLPRLKPRKFYDLVIEVAIVRPGPIQGDMVHPYLRRREGTEKVEYPSPAPEHGDRNELRDVLGKTLGVPLFQEQAMRLAIEAAEFSENDADGLRRSMATFRANGRLGEYREQFINGMARRGYDPEFAQRCFKQIEGFGSYGFPESHAISFALLVYASAWVKWKHPEVFCAALLNSQPMGFYQPAQLVRDAREHGVEVRAPDVLASDWDCTLEPPDDPRTPRRAVRLGLRQIRGFKQAEAELLMQARKDGAGATLEDVVLRSGLSRRGLELLAEADAFRSLGLDRRAALWAVKGMAGEIKAQTNAPLLARQNLREAQVQLPFMSPPQHVAEDYRTTSLSLKAHPVAFFRGELDRMGAVPAERLKTLRDRQRLCVGGLVLVRQRPGTAKGVVFLTLEDETGIANLVVWKDAFEANRRLVMGASFLLVHGQLQKAGEVIHLVAERFTDLSHKLGEMRDDEGQPPQVKSRVTGRLIRSRDFH; the protein is encoded by the coding sequence ATGACCCGCTACGCCGAGCTGCAGGCGACCACCAACTTCTCGTTCCTGCGGGGGGCGTCGCATCCGGGCGAGCTGGTGGTGGGCGCCGAGGCCCTGGGGATGGAGGCGGTGGGGATCTGCGACCGCAATTCGCTGGCCGGGGTGGTGCGGGCCTGGTCGGAGGCGAAGCCGCGGCGCGAAGCCGGCGCGAAGATCCGCGCCCTGACCGGCTGCCGGCTGGACTTCGCCGACGGCGCCCCGAGCCTGCTGGTCTACCCCGCCGATCGCGAGGCCTACGGCCGCCTCACCCGCCTGCTCACCGTGGGCCAGCTGCGGGCGGAGAAGGGCGAATGCGAGCTGCGCTGGGCCGACTTCCTCGACCATGCGCAGGGCCAGCTGGCGCTGGTGGTCCCGCCCGAGCGGCTGGACGAGACCTTCGGGCGCGAGCTGAAGCGGATCGCCGGCGAGCTGCCCGACGTCTGGCTGGCGGCGGCCCGCCGCTACGGCGCGCGCGACCTGAAGCGGCTGTCGCAGCTGGCGGCGCTGGCGCAGGGCTCGGGCGCTCCGATGGTGGCCACCAACGACGTCCTCTACCACGGCCCGGAACGGCGGCCGCTGCAGGACGTGCTGACCTGCATCCGCGAGACCTGCACCATCCACGAGGCGGGCCTGCGGCTGCAGGCCAACGCCGAGCGGCACCTGAAATCGCCGGACGAGATGGCCCGGCTGTTCGCCCGCTTCCCCGGCGCCGTGGAGCGCAGCGCCGAGATCGCCGAGCGCATCGGCTTCGACCTCGGCCAGCTGCAGTACGAGTACCCCGACGAGCCGGTGCCCCCCGGCAAGACCGCCATCCAGCACCTGCGCGACCTGACCTGGGAAGGCGCCAAGTGGCGCTTCGAGCGCGGCATGGGCGAAAAGGAGCGCAAGACCATCGAGCGCGAGCTCGCCCTGATCGAGAAGCTCGGGTTCCCCAACTACTTCCTCACCGTCCACGACATCGTCGCCTGGGCCCGCGAGCAGGGCATCCTCTGCCAAGGCCGCGGCTCGGCGGCCAATTCCTGCGTCTGCTTCTGTCTGGGCATCACCGCGGTCGATCCCACCAAGGACGGCCAGGAGCTGCTGTTCTCCCGCTTCATCTCCGAGAAGCGCGGCGAGCCGCCGGACATCGACGTCGATTTCGAGCACGAGCGGCGCGAGGAGGTGATGCAGTACGTCTATCGGCGCTATGGCCGCGACCGGGCGGCGATCGTCGCCACGGTGATCCACTACCGGCCGCGCATGGCGATCCGCCAGGTCGGCAAGGCGCTGGGGCTCACCGAGGACATCACCGCGGCGCTGGCGAACACCGTCTGGGGCAGCTACGGCGACGGCGTTCCCGACGCGCACATCCGCCAGGCCGGGCTCGACCCCGACAGCCCGGAGATCCGCCGCGCCACGGCGCTCGCCCAGACGCTGCTGGGCTTCCCCCGCCACCTGTCGCAGCACGTCGGCGGCTATGTGTTGACCCAGCGCCGCCTCGACGAAACCGTGCCGATCGGCAACGCCGCCATGGCCGAGCGCACCTTCATCGAATGGGACAAGGACGACATCGACGCCCTGAACCTGATGAAGGTCGACGTGCTGGCGCTGGGCATGCTGACCGCGCTCAGGAAGAGCTTCGAGCTCCTGCCGCCGCGCCCGGACGGGACCCGGATCACCGACATCGCCCAGATCCCGCAGGAGGAGGCCGGCGTCTACGACATGCTCTGCAAGGCCGACTCGGTGGGCGTGTTCCAGGTGGAGAGCCGGGCGCAGATGTCGATGCTGCCGCGGCTGAAACCCAGGAAATTCTACGACCTGGTGATCGAGGTGGCGATCGTCCGGCCCGGGCCGATCCAGGGCGACATGGTGCACCCCTACCTGCGCCGGCGGGAGGGGACGGAGAAGGTGGAGTACCCTTCGCCCGCGCCGGAGCACGGCGATCGGAACGAGCTTCGGGACGTGCTCGGCAAGACCCTGGGCGTGCCGCTGTTCCAGGAACAGGCCATGCGCCTGGCCATCGAAGCCGCCGAGTTCTCCGAGAACGACGCCGACGGCCTGCGCCGGTCGATGGCCACCTTCCGCGCCAACGGCCGGCTGGGGGAATACCGCGAGCAGTTCATCAACGGCATGGCCCGCCGCGGCTATGACCCCGAGTTCGCCCAGCGCTGCTTCAAGCAGATCGAGGGCTTCGGCTCCTACGGCTTCCCGGAGAGCCATGCGATCAGCTTCGCGCTGCTGGTCTACGCCTCGGCCTGGGTGAAGTGGAAACACCCGGAGGTCTTCTGCGCGGCGCTGCTCAACAGCCAGCCGATGGGCTTCTACCAGCCGGCGCAGCTGGTCCGCGACGCCCGCGAGCACGGGGTGGAGGTGCGCGCGCCGGACGTGCTGGCCAGCGACTGGGACTGCACGCTCGAGCCGCCCGACGATCCGCGCACCCCGCGCCGCGCCGTCCGCCTGGGCCTGCGCCAGATCCGCGGCTTCAAGCAGGCCGAGGCCGAGTTGCTCATGCAGGCCCGCAAGGACGGCGCCGGCGCCACCCTGGAGGACGTCGTCCTGCGCTCGGGCCTGTCGCGGCGGGGGCTGGAGCTGCTGGCCGAGGCCGACGCCTTCCGGTCCCTGGGCCTCGACCGGCGCGCGGCGCTCTGGGCGGTGAAGGGCATGGCCGGCGAGATCAAGGCGCAGACCAACGCCCCGCTGCTGGCCCGCCAGAACCTCAGGGAGGCCCAGGTCCAGCTGCCGTTCATGAGCCCGCCGCAGCACGTGGCCGAGGATTACCGGACCACCAGCCTGTCGCTGAAGGCCCACCCGGTGGCCTTCTTCCGCGGCGAGCTCGATCGGATGGGCGCGGTCCCGGCCGAGCGGCTGAAGACCCTGCGCGACCGCCAGCGCCTCTGCGTCGGCGGCCTGGTCCTGGTGCGCCAGCGGCCGGGCACCGCCAAGGGCGTGGTCTTCCTGACCCTGGAGGACGAGACCGGGATCGCCAACCTGGTGGTCTGGAAGGACGCCTTCGAGGCCAACCGGCGGCTGGTGATGGGCGCCTCCTTCCTGCTGGTCCACGGCCAGCTGCAGAAGGCGGGCGAGGTGATCCACCTGGTCGCCGAACGCTTTACCGACCTCTCCCACAAGCTGGGCGAGATGCGTGACGACGAAGGCCAGCCGCCGCAGGTGAAGAGCCGCGTCACCGGCCGGCTGATCCGCAGCCGGGACTTCCACTGA
- a CDS encoding ATP-binding protein → MTQSSGPRNQAPVATFHARVAGVGLITTVVVLLAACLTFMFQQWAVARTQSHQIHEALARITAATAAPAVLNHEGDHIQAPLSALDGSPSVVAARLTDLNGRVLAVYQRAATASERPAPNEVIRTDVVAGTRPVGRLTMTVGMPRLAPMLPQFIALTFVLLFGGVGVALFLARSLAHRVIAPVQRLSEAMNEVAAGGSFEPIEVEAQDELFRSLTTSFNHLLGKLGERENDLKRAMRELEVARDAADTANVLKTQFLANMSHEIRTPLNGVLAMAEVMAMGELAAVQRERLQVIRQSGGLLLAVLNDVLDLSKIEAGKLSLASEAFELQAVIAPVIDSFSVMARGKGLGFSVEVEKAAAGWWEGDPDRLRQIVGNLLSNAVKFTPTGEVAAVIDVNPQTDTLRLRVRDTGIGIAPDKLPTLFEKFTQADNSATRRFGGTGLGLAICRELTQMMGGSIDVESREGRGSTFTVELPLPRAEQPESASEPATRSSEEMGLRLLAAEDNGTNQQVLAAVMESLGIDIDIVADGKQAVEAWRSCDYHLILMDIQMPVMDGIAAAQEIRAEERRSGRLRTPIIALTANALTHQVAEYMAVGMDGHVAKPIEIAKLYEAISTTLNAAATGGDQAATHAA, encoded by the coding sequence ATGACCCAGTCCTCAGGCCCGAGAAATCAGGCCCCGGTCGCCACCTTCCACGCCCGCGTCGCGGGCGTCGGCCTCATCACGACCGTGGTCGTGCTGCTGGCCGCCTGCCTGACGTTCATGTTCCAGCAGTGGGCGGTGGCGCGCACCCAGTCGCACCAGATCCATGAGGCGCTGGCGCGGATCACCGCCGCCACCGCCGCCCCGGCGGTGCTCAATCACGAGGGCGACCACATCCAGGCGCCGCTGTCGGCGCTCGACGGCAGCCCCAGCGTGGTGGCTGCCCGCCTCACCGACCTGAACGGCCGCGTCCTCGCCGTCTACCAGCGCGCGGCCACGGCTTCAGAGCGTCCGGCCCCGAACGAGGTGATCCGCACCGACGTGGTCGCCGGGACCCGGCCCGTGGGCCGCCTGACCATGACCGTGGGCATGCCGCGGCTGGCGCCCATGCTGCCGCAGTTCATCGCGCTCACCTTCGTGCTGCTGTTCGGCGGGGTCGGCGTGGCGCTGTTCCTGGCCCGCAGCCTCGCCCACCGGGTGATCGCCCCGGTGCAGCGGCTGTCGGAGGCCATGAACGAGGTCGCCGCCGGCGGCAGCTTCGAACCGATCGAGGTGGAGGCGCAGGACGAGCTGTTCCGCAGCCTCACCACCAGCTTCAACCACCTGCTCGGCAAGCTCGGCGAGCGCGAGAACGACCTGAAGCGCGCCATGCGCGAGCTGGAGGTCGCCCGCGACGCGGCCGACACCGCCAATGTGCTGAAGACCCAGTTCCTGGCCAACATGAGCCACGAGATCCGCACCCCGCTGAATGGGGTGCTGGCGATGGCCGAGGTCATGGCCATGGGCGAGCTGGCCGCCGTACAGCGCGAGCGGCTGCAGGTGATCCGCCAGTCCGGCGGGCTGCTGCTGGCGGTGCTGAACGACGTGCTGGACCTGTCCAAGATCGAGGCCGGCAAGCTGTCGCTGGCCAGCGAGGCCTTCGAGCTGCAGGCGGTGATCGCCCCGGTGATCGACAGCTTCTCGGTGATGGCCCGGGGCAAGGGCCTGGGCTTCAGCGTGGAGGTCGAGAAGGCCGCCGCCGGCTGGTGGGAAGGCGACCCCGACCGCTTGCGCCAGATCGTCGGCAACCTGCTCTCCAACGCCGTCAAGTTCACCCCGACCGGCGAGGTGGCGGCGGTCATCGACGTCAACCCGCAGACCGACACCCTCCGGCTGCGGGTGCGCGACACCGGCATCGGCATCGCGCCGGACAAGCTGCCGACCCTGTTCGAGAAGTTCACCCAGGCGGACAATTCCGCCACCCGGCGGTTCGGCGGCACGGGCCTGGGCCTGGCCATCTGCCGCGAGCTGACCCAGATGATGGGCGGCTCCATCGACGTGGAGAGCCGCGAGGGCCGCGGCTCCACCTTCACCGTCGAACTGCCCCTGCCGCGCGCCGAGCAGCCGGAGTCGGCGAGCGAGCCGGCGACGCGCAGCAGCGAGGAGATGGGGTTGCGGCTGCTGGCCGCCGAGGACAACGGCACCAACCAGCAGGTGCTGGCCGCGGTCATGGAGTCGCTGGGCATCGACATCGATATCGTCGCCGACGGCAAGCAGGCGGTCGAGGCCTGGCGGTCGTGCGACTACCACCTGATCCTGATGGATATCCAGATGCCGGTGATGGACGGCATCGCCGCGGCGCAGGAGATCCGCGCCGAGGAGCGCCGGTCCGGACGCCTTCGCACGCCGATCATTGCGCTGACCGCCAACGCCCTCACCCATCAGGTGGCGGAGTACATGGCGGTCGGCATGGACGGGCACGTCGCCAAGCCGATCGAGATCGCCAAGCTCTACGAGGCGATCAGCACCACCCTCAACGCCGCCGCCACCGGCGGCGACCAGGCCGCCACCCACGCCGCCTGA
- a CDS encoding phosphoserine transaminase codes for MAMTTAKPAMRPARPEFSSGPCAKRPGWSPENLSSAVLGRSHRSKLGKARLKEAIDRTREVLQVPDDFLIGIVPGSDTGAVEMAMWSMLGARPVQLLAFESFGKDWVTDVTKQLKIEAEVLDAPYGLLPDLTKVRKDADLVFTWNGTTSGVRVPNADFIAADREGVVICDATSAAFAQTLDWTKLDVVTFSWQKALGGEGAHGVLILGPRAVARLESYAPPWPMPKLFRMTKGGKVNLEIFEGATINTPSMLCVEDYLDALKWASNIGGLAEMKRRADANLGVLEAWSQRASWVSFLAEDPAIRSNTSVCLKVIDPRVTGLPEAAQADFAKKLAGVLEKEGVALDIGGYRDAPPGLRIWCGATVDTSDLDALTPWLDWAFETVAAELLAA; via the coding sequence ATCGCTATGACCACCGCCAAACCGGCCATGCGGCCGGCACGTCCTGAATTTTCCTCCGGCCCCTGCGCCAAGCGCCCCGGATGGTCCCCTGAAAATCTTTCCAGCGCGGTGCTCGGGCGGTCTCATCGCTCCAAGCTCGGAAAAGCGCGCCTGAAGGAAGCCATCGACCGCACCCGCGAGGTGCTGCAGGTCCCCGACGACTTCCTGATCGGCATCGTGCCCGGCTCCGACACCGGCGCCGTGGAAATGGCGATGTGGTCGATGCTCGGCGCGCGCCCGGTGCAGCTGCTGGCCTTCGAGAGCTTCGGCAAGGACTGGGTCACCGACGTGACCAAGCAGCTGAAGATCGAGGCCGAGGTGCTCGACGCCCCCTACGGCCTGCTGCCCGACCTGACCAAGGTCCGCAAGGACGCCGACCTGGTCTTCACCTGGAACGGCACCACCTCCGGCGTGCGCGTGCCGAACGCCGACTTCATCGCCGCCGACCGCGAGGGCGTGGTGATCTGCGACGCCACCTCGGCGGCCTTCGCCCAGACGCTCGACTGGACCAAGCTCGATGTGGTCACCTTCTCCTGGCAGAAGGCGCTGGGCGGCGAGGGCGCGCACGGCGTCCTGATCCTCGGCCCCCGCGCCGTGGCGCGGCTGGAGAGCTACGCCCCGCCCTGGCCGATGCCGAAGCTGTTCCGCATGACCAAGGGCGGCAAGGTGAACCTCGAGATCTTCGAAGGCGCGACCATCAACACCCCGTCCATGCTCTGCGTGGAGGACTACCTCGACGCCCTGAAGTGGGCCTCCAACATCGGCGGCCTGGCGGAAATGAAGCGCCGCGCCGACGCCAACCTCGGCGTGCTGGAAGCCTGGTCGCAGCGGGCTTCCTGGGTCAGCTTCCTGGCCGAGGACCCGGCGATCCGCTCCAACACCTCGGTCTGCCTGAAGGTCATCGACCCGCGGGTGACCGGCCTGCCGGAGGCCGCCCAGGCCGACTTCGCCAAGAAGCTGGCCGGCGTGCTGGAGAAGGAGGGCGTCGCCCTCGACATCGGCGGCTACCGCGACGCCCCTCCGGGCCTGCGGATCTGGTGCGGCGCCACGGTCGACACCTCCGACCTCGACGCGCTCACCCCCTGGCTCGACTGGGCCTTCGAGACCGTCGCCGCCGAGCTTCTGGCCGCCTGA
- a CDS encoding DUF6504 family protein, whose translation MGRILCAWSPTWAIANWRRRNPSDSPASPFALVETVKAARRLAAVDLAAARLKLHPGQKATDAKALVPELAVAEAEPQADAEALTALVDWCVRFSPAVAADAPDGLFLDVGGVAHLWGGEAQMLADFQARLLANGLPFRACIADTPGAAWALAHFAADQTIAAPGDQAGRLASLPPAALRLDPEAAAQIERLGFRRIGQLMEIPRAPLGRRFGAETLNRLDQALGRSREALAFRRPPTPWFARLAFAEPISAPEDMARVAVDISAKLCARLEAAGQGARRFELAYHRLDGKALTAAVGLSLAGHDAKRLGKLFAPKLEVLDPGFGIEVATLAAHEVERISGRQGRLDAARAPAVEDGLAPLVDRLTNRLGEDRVWRAAPAESHVPELSAARARPLDPKPAGARPWDPETPRPMRLFRRPEPLEAVIALTPDDPPSQFRWRGQLHRVRRAEGPERIGEEWWKAEIADVSVAHVRDYYRVEDAEGGRFWLFRAGLLDAEAPPKWWLHGLFG comes from the coding sequence ATGGGACGCATCCTCTGCGCCTGGTCGCCGACCTGGGCGATCGCCAACTGGCGCCGGCGCAACCCCTCAGACTCGCCGGCTAGCCCCTTCGCCCTGGTCGAGACGGTGAAGGCCGCCCGGCGGCTGGCCGCCGTCGACCTCGCCGCCGCCCGGCTCAAGCTCCACCCCGGCCAGAAGGCCACCGACGCCAAGGCCCTGGTCCCGGAACTGGCGGTCGCCGAGGCCGAGCCGCAGGCCGACGCCGAGGCGCTGACGGCGCTGGTCGACTGGTGCGTGCGCTTCTCGCCGGCGGTGGCCGCCGATGCGCCGGACGGGCTGTTCCTGGACGTCGGCGGGGTCGCCCACCTGTGGGGCGGCGAGGCGCAGATGCTGGCCGACTTCCAGGCCAGGCTGCTCGCCAACGGCCTGCCGTTCCGCGCCTGCATCGCCGACACCCCCGGCGCGGCCTGGGCGCTGGCCCACTTCGCCGCCGACCAGACCATCGCCGCGCCCGGCGACCAGGCCGGCCGGCTCGCGTCCCTGCCCCCGGCCGCCCTGCGGCTCGATCCCGAGGCCGCCGCCCAGATCGAGCGGCTGGGCTTCCGGCGGATCGGCCAGCTGATGGAGATTCCCCGCGCGCCGCTCGGCCGCCGGTTCGGGGCCGAGACGCTGAACCGCCTCGACCAGGCGCTGGGGCGGTCGCGCGAGGCGCTGGCCTTCCGCCGGCCGCCGACCCCCTGGTTCGCCCGGCTGGCCTTCGCCGAGCCGATCAGCGCGCCGGAGGACATGGCCCGCGTGGCGGTCGATATCTCGGCGAAGCTCTGCGCCCGGCTGGAGGCCGCGGGCCAGGGCGCGCGGCGCTTCGAGCTCGCCTACCACCGCCTGGACGGCAAGGCGCTGACCGCCGCCGTCGGCCTGTCCCTGGCCGGCCACGACGCCAAGCGGCTCGGCAAGCTGTTCGCGCCCAAGCTGGAGGTGCTCGACCCCGGCTTCGGGATCGAGGTGGCGACCCTGGCGGCCCACGAGGTGGAGCGGATCTCCGGCCGCCAGGGCCGGCTCGACGCCGCCCGCGCGCCGGCGGTGGAGGACGGCCTGGCGCCGCTGGTCGACCGGCTGACCAACCGGCTGGGCGAGGACCGGGTGTGGCGCGCCGCGCCGGCCGAGAGCCACGTGCCGGAGCTGTCGGCCGCCCGCGCCCGGCCCCTCGATCCGAAGCCGGCCGGCGCGCGTCCCTGGGACCCCGAGACGCCGCGGCCGATGCGCCTGTTCCGCCGCCCGGAGCCGCTGGAGGCGGTGATCGCGCTGACCCCCGACGACCCGCCCAGCCAGTTCCGCTGGCGCGGCCAGCTGCACCGCGTCCGCCGCGCCGAAGGCCCGGAGCGGATCGGCGAGGAATGGTGGAAGGCGGAGATCGCCGACGTCTCGGTCGCCCACGTGCGCGACTACTACCGGGTGGAGGACGCCGAGGGCGGCCGCTTCTGGCTGTTCCGCGCCGGCCTGCTCGACGCCGAGGCCCCCCCGAAATGGTGGCTGCACGGGCTGTTCGGATGA